The following is a genomic window from Sphingorhabdus sp. Alg231-15.
CAATGGTTATACGCAAATTCAATTCGTGCGCCCGCTTTATCAGGGCATCAAAATCAGCCAGCGTGCCAAAAATTGGATCGACATCGCAATAATCGGCCACGTCATAGCCGAAATCTTTCATTGGTGATTTGAAAAAGGGAGACAACCAGATCGCATCGGCACCCAGCTTGGCAATATAATCCAGACGAGCGGTGATGCCAGCAAGATCTCCAATACCGTCGCCGTTGCTATCGGCAAAGCTGCGTGGGTAGATTTGATAAATTGTGGCGCCCTTCCACCATGGTGTGGCGGTTTCGGGGTTTATATCAGTCATATTATGCAATTTCTGGAGCACGTGTTCACTTCTTGTCTTGGGGAGTAGCCTGGCAGATGACATAGCCAAGCGGGGGGAGGTTGATGGAGACCGATCCGGGCGCCGAAACGGTAGCGGGACATTGGCCTGCGAGCGCAGAGAAACTCGTCGAATTGGTGCCGACCTCGACATTTTGTTCGATCGCTTCGTTGGTCATATTGAGCGCGACAAGAACTTCGGTTCCATCGTCTTCGCCGCGGGTAAAGGCGAGTAAACCCGGTTTCTCGCTGCTGGCGCGCAATACCGTTCGACCATAGCGCAGTTGCGGCGATTGCTTTCGTATTTCGCTGAGCTTGCCGATGAGTAGATAAAGCGGATGCTGTTCATCGAAATTCGCGGTGGCGGTGGTTGCATCCGTGCCGATCAGGCGGTTGTCGTTATAGACATCGACTTTGCTAGGGAACATGTCCTCACGCGCGGCTTGATCTCCACCGTCGCCAACAAAGCCCTGCTCATCACCGGAATATATGGTCGGTACGCCGCGCGTGGTCATCAGCAGCACATGTGCAAGCGATATGCGTGCAAGCCGCTCTTCTTCGCTGGCGTCCGGATAAGCAGCATCAAGCATATGAGCCATCCGGCCCATGTCGTGATTTCCCAGAAAGGTCGGTAATTGGCGCGCGATGGCCTCGCCACCGGCATAAAGCACATCGCCATTAATGAGCTTGTCGAATATGTGCGTCCCGTCTTTACCAGTCAGCATATCGCGTGCTGCGACCTGAAACGCGAAATCGAGGACAGTTGGTAACTCGTCGCGGTGCGTAAATTGGGCCAGGTAACCGGGATCAACTTCATGAGCGAAGACTTCACCGAAGATATGAAAATTATCTATCCCTTTGGCTTTCGCGCGTTCCATCATGGCGGGTGTGAAGCGGGTCCAGAATTCAGGGTTCACATGTTTGGCGGTATCGATGCGAAAGCCATCAATGCCATAATCGTCGATCCAGTCACCGAATATCTCGATAAACCCGTCTACCACGCGCGGGTTTTCCGTCATCAGATCATCCAGGCCGACGAAATCGCCATAGCGTGAAGATTCTCCTTTAAAAGTCGTATCGCCGCGATTGTGATACCAGATCGGATCATTGAGCCACGCGGGAACCTTGATATTTTCCTCTCCCGCCGCCGTGGTCGGGGTGTATGCATAGGTTGGATCTGTCAGTTTTGCGAAATTTTCGGCTGTCATTGCTGCATCACCGGCAAAACCTGCGTTGATCGCGGTGCCGCTCACGCCGCCCTTGCGCTGATAGGGATAGTCGGCCTTGCTGCGATAACCGCACTCTGCTTTGCCTTCGCATTCCTTGGGGTAAAGGACATCCGCTGTGTGATTGGCTATGATATCCATATAGACTTTCATCCCGCGCGCATGCGCCGCGTCAACAAATGTGCGGAATTCGTCGTTGGTGCCGAAATGCGGATCGACCTGCGTAAAGTCAGTGACCCAATAACCGTGATAGCCAGCGCTTTCCTTTCCGGGCGTACCCTGTACCGGCTTGTTCTTGAAGATGGGCGCAAACCATATGGCGGTAACGCCAAGCCCCTGAATATAATCAAGCTTGTCGGTCAACCCTTTCAAATCGCCGCCGTGATAAAAGCCTTTATGGGTCGGATCATAGCCGGATTTTAGTCGCCCGCCTTCGATACCTGCGCTATCATTTTGCGGGTCTCCATTTTCAAAGCGGTCTGGCAGCACGAAATAGATAATCTCATCTTCGGGCAACCGCGCCCTTACGCTATCCAGTGCAACCGAGGCTTCACCATTGCCATAGATCGGAGCATCTTGCGCTTCAGCTTGCTCGCAACCGCTTAAAAGCGATGTCGACACTGCTAAGCTGGCCAGCAAAGAAATCTTCTTTATCATTATGCTACGATCCTGTTGGTTGGGGAGGAATGCTGCTGGGCGGCACAATGGCGCGCTATATATTCGCTGTGGTCCGGCATGCGTGACGCCACTGTCTTGGCGTGTTGGCCCGCGAGTTTCAGGAATTCAGACAGATCTTTCTCGCTGAGCTGATCGGCGAGGGGATGGTAACCTTCAGGGATTATCCCCTGTCCGATGAGAACCTGTAGCCAGCCAGCCTCCGTGAACAATTCTTCATGTTCGCGGACGATCCGACCATTTGCTTTGAAAAGCGCAATTTTGTGGGCCAAGCTATCTGGAATGTCGGAATCGCGGACTGCCTGCCAAAACGGTTCACTCCGGCCATTGGCATGGTAGTGCAGGATCAGAAAATCACGAATCCGTTCCCATTCAAAGTCCGTCTGGCGGTTATATTCGGTGACATCCGCATCCGCGATCTTATTGCCCGGGAGGAGCTGCAAAAGCCGCGCGATGGCGGACTGGATGAGATGAATACTGGTTGATTCCAGCGGTTCCATGAAACCTGCGGACAGGCCAAGCGCAACACAGTTTTTCACCCAGGCGCGCTTGCGCTTCCCGGTGGTGAATTGCAATGTCCGGGGTGTGTCCAAGGCGGCACCGTCAAGATTATCGAGCAGGATCGAAGCCGCTTCGTCATCTGTTATGTGGGTGCTGCTATAGACATGGCCGTTTCCGGTGCGGTGCTGCAGAGGAATACGCCACTGCCAACCCGCTTTGCGTGCGGATGCTTTGGTATAAGGCGTAAGCGATTTGGTCGCTTCACACGGCACCGCTACTGCACGATCGCAAGGCAGCCAATGGCGCCAGTCGTCATAGCCCGCGTTCAATGCACCTTCGATCAGCAGACCACGAAAGCCGGTACAATCGATGAAAAAATCACCTTCGACGACGTGTCCAGATTCCAGATGAAGCGAACGGATGGCGCCGTTCTCGGAATCTTGCGCAACCTTGGCAATCAGACCTTCGATGCGCTTAACACCGGCAGCTTCGGCATATTGCCGGAGGAATTTCGCGTAAAGCCCAGCGTCAAAATGATAGGCATAGGCGACGCCGCTAGGGAGTTGACCAGGCTTCTCTTCAATCGGCGCGAACCGGTTCTCTGACGAAGCCATGGCGCAGGGGCTGGCAGACCATAAGTCAGAATTTATGCCGTTTTTCAGCGCGCGGAGCCAATAATGGTGATAGCTGGTTAGCCCGAGTTGCCGGCCGACATTGCCAAATGCATGGATATAGTTTTGGCCCTCTCCGCTCCATCCATCAAATTGGATGCCAAGTTTGAAACTGCCCTGGGTTGCCGCAACAAAGGCATTTTCGTCAATGCCGAGGCCATGATTGAAAAGACGGATCTGAGGTATTGTGGCTTCGCCGACGCCAATCGTTCCGATCGCATCGGATTCAACCAGTGTGATGTTGGCCTGTTTACCGAGGAAACGGCTAAGTGCTGCCGCTGCCATCCAGCCAGCGGTCCCCCCGCCGGCAATGACAAATTTCTGCATTGCCGCCTCCCTCATCCAGTTACTACACAGTTATGCCGACTGCCGGACCCGTTCACAATGACCCTTCAAGCTTAGGACATTGTCAACAGATCCGGCCATCGACACTATCAGAATTTAAATGACGCTCCGATCAGGAACCGGCGGCCATAAATCTGATAATCGATCACTTTCAAACGCACGCCGTCACCATCAATCGATGCAAAACGTTCGTCGGTCAGGTTCTGACCCTGCAGATAGAGGGACAGACCTTCAAGGGCGCTACCTTCCTGGAAGTCATAGCCGATTTGCGCATCGACAATGGTCTCTGGCAAAGCCAGTCGCCTTGTCAAATTCCCACCGAAGCCACTGAAATCTGCTAAGAATCTTGACCGGTAACGGGCGCTGACACGGGAGTTAAAGCCCCATTTTTCGAAGAACAAAGTACCGTTCGCGGTCCATTTGGAATAGCCGGGAATATCATCAATATCGCCATTGGCATCTTCGACTTTGCTTTCCGTATAGCCGACGCCGCCGGTCACACCAAAGCCATCCAGAGCTTCGGTAATATTGTTGAACGGAAGCGTCATCGCGAGTTCACCGCCATAGAAATCGCCACCGCCGGTGTTAACCGACCTTTCAAGCAAGCCGATCGGCGTATCGATTGGCAAGCCCTGTGGAAGCGGAAGACCAGTATAATCAAATGGCTGTTTGCTGCGATCAATATAGTTGACGATATCCTTGTAGAATAGCTGCAAGGAAATCACCGCGGACTGTCCGAAATATTTCTCGAAGTTTAGATCAATCGCATTCGCACGGTAGGGCCGTAAGAAGGGATTGCCGCCTGAACCGTCGAGGAATACACCGCTGGGATCCGTTTCATTGCGGCTATATTCCAGCGAAACCCTCATATCATCAATTCGTGGCCGCTGAACTTCGCGCGCCGCTGCAAAACGGATGATGAAATCGCTGTCGAAACGCAACGAAAGGTTCAGACTGGGAAGGACATCCCAGTAGCTGTCACCCAGCGTCCGGTCCGTACGTACACCGTCAGCAAAGGTCGGTCCGCTTGACGCCTGATCGGTATTGATTGCCTGCACTCCGAAATTACCGGTCAGCGTGGCGTTACCAAATTCCTGCTCAATATCCGCTTGTAGATACGCAGTGAGTAAATCTTCACTGACAGAATAAGCCTTGGCGAGAACATCAGGCACATTATTCGGTTCAAGGACCAATATACCATCATCGATCAATTGACGCGCGTCATAGCTTACTATGGGCCCAAGACCGAGATAGTCCAGATTGGTTGGCCGTAGCAATGCATCCTGGGGGATAGCAGTTTCCAACGCGCCGCCTGCCAGTCGTACCAGCGATTCATCCGGCGTCAGGCTCTTGTCGCGATCCGTATAGTTGAGGCCGAATTTAAGCGCTTTTATGAAGCCGCCATCAAATTCCTTTTCAACACCGACACGATATTGCTTAAGTTCGTCTTCGACGATCCGGTCATTATAGTAACCGGCCTGGGGAACAACGCCGCCGCCCCAACCCAGAGGGTCAGTGAGGAAAATCGCGCTGGGATCGCTATAATCCAGCGACGGATCAAATACCGTGCCAGAGGAGCCAGACTGGAAATTGATGGTTGCTGAAGCTCCATTGCCGGTGTCATCGCCGTTGAAACCGGTCCCCGAATAGCTTTCGATGCTCAGCTCGTTGCGGTCGGTCTTGGAATAGCCGATATCGATAAAAGCTTTCCATCCGTCATCACCTTCATAAGTGGTGTTGAAACCGAAGGAATAGAGATCAGCTTTGCGTTGAAAGATGTCATTGCGAATGACACCGCGAACATTTTCGAACGTACCCGCGGTGGCAAATCCGTTTTCGAAAGTGAAGTTGGCGGGATCACCGGTTGTTCCGAATCCACCGCCAAATGCCAGTGGCAGTTCGATGCCGCGCTTGGATTGGTCATCGTTGAAGTTTGAATAGAAGCCATCCAGCGTCATCATGACGGTATCGGCGGGCTTATATTGCAAGGTACCGTTTATGCCGAAGCGCTTGAGCTCCGTAGAAGTCACGAATGATTTCGAACCGCCAATTGCAAATGGTGCTGCGTCCGACCCGTCACCAGCATAGCCCCAGGCGTTAAATTCCTGCAGTTGATAGGGCTCGTCCACATAAGCGGCGGCAATGGCGATGCCGATAGTATCGTCGGCAAACTGGTCGACATAGGTGCCGTTGACGCGATAGCCATATTTTGAGGAACCTGCGTTTAGTGCGCCAAGGTCAGCATAGGTTCCGCGTCCGCCAATTGCGATTACGCGATCGCGATATTCGAGGGGGCGGATCGTGCGGACATCGATAGTACCTGCAAGGCCCTGACCGACAAGCGATGCGCTGGGAGATTTATACACAACGACTTGGCTGACCACTTCGGAAGGATATTGGTCAAATTCTACCGCGCGGTTGTCACCGGTTGAGGTTTGCTCGCGACCATTAAGCAATGTTTGCGAGAAGTCGGGGCCGAGACCGCGAACAGCGATCACGTTAGCGCGGCCATTGAGCCGCTGTGATGTCAAGCCAGGCAGGCGAGCGATGGATTCACCGATAGAAGCGTCCGGCAGTTTACCGATATCTTCCGCAGTGACTGATTCCAGGATCTGATCGCTTTGCTTCTTTTCATTGACCGCACTTTCGAGGCTGGCACGAAAACCAGTGACAACGATTACACCTTTTTCTTCGTCAATTTCCGCAGAGGATCTGTTTTCTTGACTGGTCTCTTGCGCAAATGCTGTTGTGCTGCCAGCGGCGATTGCCAGTGACAGTCCAAGCGCAGCGCGACTGGTTTGAAGAAGGCTGTGCTTCTTGCTGAATTGTGATTTCTTCATTTTCACTCCCCTAATCGGGCTCCCGATTCGTGCCGGAAAGGCCCATAAACTCAATTTGATACCGTCACGATCTCCGCATATATCGTGCGTCAAACTCGGGTCTTTATGATCGGAAATTACGCGCTGCATAGTTCACATACGTATGCACATCACTGGTGGGGTAGCGGATTGTAACAATTCGGCAACAAAGCTTTTCGGCTCTGACATTTGCAATATAAAGAGAATGTCCTAAGCTGTTTCGGAAGAATAAAGACCATGCCGACAACGCATCGGTATGCCAGGAGAGATACCACATGGGTAGCGTGCCATCACGCAAACCAACGTCGTTTGACATCGCCTATTTGGCCGGAGTTTCTCAGCCGACTGTTTCGCGTGCGCTTCGCAACAGTCCGGCGGTCAGTGCCGCCACGCGTGAAAAAATCCAGCAGATCGCAAAAGAGCTGAACTACAAAGTCGACAAGAACGCCTCTTCGTTACGGTCACAACAAAGCAACACTCTGGCGCTTCTGTTTTTCGAAGATCCGACACCAGATGATAGTCTGATCAATCCGTTTTTTCTTTCCATGCTGGGATCAATCACGCGGGAATGCGCGCGGCAGGGATTTGACCTGCTAATCTCGTTCCAGCAACTTTCGGGTGATTGGCACACGGATTATCAGGACAGTCATCGCGCTGACGGCATTATATTGCTCGGCTATGGTGACTATGAGGATTATCGGGATCGGCTGACGCATCTTGTCGGACAAGGAACGCATTTTGTGCGCTGGGGGCTTGCAGGAACCGATGAACCCGGGCTTACTCTGGGTTCCGACAATCGTGGCGGCGGGAAGAAGGCAGTCCAGCATTTGCTCGCCAATGGCCGCAGAAACATTGGGTTTATCGGTACCGCATCAAGCCACGCTCCCGAATTTGAAGCCCGCTGGCTTGGATACTGTGATGCGTTGACAGAGGCAGGCATCGCGATTGATCCTGCATTGCAGCAAGATGGGTTTAGCAGCGAGGAAAGTGGTGTGGACGGGGTGCAATCCCTGATCGCGAGTGGTCAAAAATTCGACGCCATTTTCGCGGCCTCCGATCTTATCGCGATCGGCGCAATGCGGGCGGTGCAAGAAGCGGGGTTGAAAATTCCAGAGGACATCGCTGTGGTAGGTTTTGACGATATACCGGCTTCTGCAATGACCGCACCGCCACTCACAACCGTGACCCAGGATTTGAAGTCGGCAGGCGAAGCACTGGTTACGGCTCTTTTACGGCAGATCGCTGGAGAGAAAGTCGAATCTTCTGCGCTTCCCGTGGAGTTGATGGTTCGCGATTCCTCGGCAGCATCAAAGGTATAAAGCATACGTATACAACAGGTGCCGCATTGTACGGCATCCCACAATTTGCCACCAACGCGTTATGACGCAGCACTATAGCGGCGCGAGGGGAGAGAGATATGGCGGAGAAACCACGGCAGGGCTTTTGGGGCCTGTGGAATATCAGCTTCGGTTTTTTTGGCATCCAGATCGGCTTTGCCTTGCAAAATGCAAATATGAGCCGAATTTTCCAGTCTCTTGGTGCTGAGCTCGACAATTTGTCGGTTCTGTGGATAGCGGCCCCGCTAACGGGACTGCTTGTCCAACCCGTCGTCGGCTATTTGAGCGACAAGACCTGGCTTGGCAAACTTGGTCGTCGGCGTCCTTATTTTTTAGCGGGCGCCATACTTGCCACCATAGCGTTGCTGGTGATGCCGCAATCTACGGTCTTGTGGTTTGCGGTGGTGATGCTCTGGATTCTTGATGCTTCGATCAATATTTCGATGGAGCCGTTTCGCGCCTTTGTTGGCGATATGTTGCGCAAGGATCAGCATAGCGCAGGCTATGCTGTTCAGACGGCCTTTATCGGTGCGGGCGCTGTTGTGGGCTCCATATTCCCCTGGGTGCTGGAGCAATTCAATGTTGCCAATGTCTCGCCGGATGGCGGGATACCGGACACCGTGCGCTATGCCTTTTGGTTTGGCGGTATCATGTTCCTGATATCCGTATTGTGGACGGTATTCATGACCGAAGAATATAGTCCGGAACAAATGGCTGCCTTTGATGGTGTCGCTAGTGAAGAGGAATCTGCTCATACGTTGCGTGCCCTTGCCGCAAAGACGTTCACCTCCAGCTTCGTCTGGATTGCCGCCGGTATTGCGGTACTTCTGACGGTTACCAAATTTGGTCTCGAAAAAGAGGTTTATCTGCTCGGTGCCTTGCTGGTGGGCTATGGGATAGCGAGCATTGCCGGGATAATTCTGGCGCGCGGCGGTAGCTCGAACAACATGCTCAGCACTATTGTTGGTGATTTTTCCGGCATGCCAGAGTTGATGAAGCGCCTTGCTCTGGTGCAGTTTTTCAGCTGGTCAGCCCTATTCATCATGTGGATCAACACGACACCAGTCGTTGCTCAATATATATTCGAGTCTCCCGATCCGCAAAGTGCCGGCTATCAGGAAGCGGGCAATTGGGTGGGCGTGCTATTCACGGTTTATAATGGTGTCGCCGCTTTGGTGGCTCTATCCTTGCTGCCCTGGCTGGCGAGCAAATTTGGTAAAGCCAAAACCCATATGATCTGCCTGCTCTGTGGTGCTGCGGGCTATGCTAGCTTTTTCCTCCTGCGTGATAAAAATCTGTTGTTGATCAGCGAGATTGGTATCGGCATTGCCTGGGCTTCGATACTGGCCATGCCTTATGCTATATTGGCCTCTAGCCTGCCGCAGAGAAAACTCGGTATTTATATGGGCTTATTCAATATCTTCATTGTGGTGCCGCAATTGTTAGTCGCCACTATCATGGGCTCGATCATGAAAGCATTTTTTCCGACCGAGCCGATCTGGACCATGGCTTTTGCGGCAGCTGTATTGGTTATTGCTGCGCTGGCCATGCTGCGTGTTGATGCGGCTCTGCAGCAAGAGGACGTTGTCAATGCATAGACGGCAGGCCGGCTATGGTAGTGCTTCGCCTCGTGCAGCGACCAAGACGGCGTACCAGTCCTGCCGGTTCCATTGTACTGCCATGGCATCCATTGCATCGGCGATACGTTCTGCGCGTTGAGACCCGATAATCGGAATCGGGCGCGAGGGATGGGCCATGATCCAGCTATAGGCCGTAGCTTCTCGGCTAACGCTAAAAGCTTCTGCAATTCGATCTAGTTCCTTGACGACAGCGTGGGCACGCTCGTCATCCGGCGACGCAATTCGTCCTCCTCCAAGCGGAGACCAGGCCAATGGTGTCATATCCATGACCATTGCTTGATCCAGTTCTCCATTTTCCATGGGATCGATACGGAGTGCTGAAATTTCCGGCTGCGTACTGACAATTGGTTGGTCAAGAAAGTGATTCAGGGCGACAATCTGGCTTTGGGTGAAATTGGAAACGCCAATATGTCCTATCTTCCCATTCTGCACCGCGTCCTCGAGTGCGCGGGCCGTCTCCTGCGGATGGGCCAGAATATCGGGTCGATGAATTTGCCAAAGCTCGATAGTATCCGACCCGAGCCGTGACAATGTAGCGTCAATCGCTTCCTCCAGATAAGCGGCGCTGCTGTCATAGGGGAGAGGCGGCATGATTCCGCCTTTGCTTGCTAGCGTCATCCGGCTGCGCAGACTCTTGTCTTTAGCCAGAACTTCGCCAAGCAGGTCTTCGGCATCACCAAATCCATCGGCTCCGGTAAAGCCATAAATATCGGCTGTATCAAAAAAGGTTACACCGCAGTCGAGCACAGCGTGTATCAATTGCGTCGCCTCGGTAACATCGCGACCGGCAAACCGCCACATGCCCCACGCCATTGATGATATTGTGATGTCCGATTGACCAAGCTGACGGGTAGCAGTGATTTTTGGAAGAATAGTCATGACTATTTTGTTCTTTGTTTTGAGATTGTTAAAATAGGGAGCCGTTCAATTTGTCGTCACAATCGTAGCATCCAAAAATCGCGATTTGAAGCAGAGTGTTGATGCCAGAATTCTAAAATTGGTCGGGACGAGAGGATTCGAACCTCCGACCCCCACACCCCCAGTGTGATGCGCTACCAGGCTGCGCTACGTCCCGACCTTCGGTGCAGCATTGCTGACCGAGGTCGCGGATATATGGTGGTCGGGCGGGCTTGGCAAGCGCTTTGCCAACCATATTTTACAGCACTTGATCTCGGAGTACCTGCCTCCCATTTACCAAGCAACGCTGAGCGCACAACGTGATGCATGGCAGTGGTCTTCTATTAGATTGCTTTCACCCGGGGTGCGTGATAGGCGCGCGCAGCATTAATGTCCGGCGTTTTGTGGAAGCAATATCGGCGGTCGAGAGGCCTAGAAAACGGGCTGTTTAATTGGGGATATTGAAATGACTTCACTTTTGATCACGGCGCAGGCGGCTTCCGGCGGAGCGGGTGGATTCCTGGTTTCGATCATGCCGCTGATACTAATCTTTGCTGTATTCTATTTTCTGCTGATCCGCCCACAGCAAAAGAAAATGAAAGAGCATCAGGGAAAAATTTCCGCAGTGCAGAAAAATGATGAAGTGGTTAC
Proteins encoded in this region:
- a CDS encoding tryptophan halogenase family protein, whose protein sequence is MQKFVIAGGGTAGWMAAAALSRFLGKQANITLVESDAIGTIGVGEATIPQIRLFNHGLGIDENAFVAATQGSFKLGIQFDGWSGEGQNYIHAFGNVGRQLGLTSYHHYWLRALKNGINSDLWSASPCAMASSENRFAPIEEKPGQLPSGVAYAYHFDAGLYAKFLRQYAEAAGVKRIEGLIAKVAQDSENGAIRSLHLESGHVVEGDFFIDCTGFRGLLIEGALNAGYDDWRHWLPCDRAVAVPCEATKSLTPYTKASARKAGWQWRIPLQHRTGNGHVYSSTHITDDEAASILLDNLDGAALDTPRTLQFTTGKRKRAWVKNCVALGLSAGFMEPLESTSIHLIQSAIARLLQLLPGNKIADADVTEYNRQTDFEWERIRDFLILHYHANGRSEPFWQAVRDSDIPDSLAHKIALFKANGRIVREHEELFTEAGWLQVLIGQGIIPEGYHPLADQLSEKDLSEFLKLAGQHAKTVASRMPDHSEYIARHCAAQQHSSPTNRIVA
- a CDS encoding alpha-amylase family glycosyl hydrolase — translated: MIKKISLLASLAVSTSLLSGCEQAEAQDAPIYGNGEASVALDSVRARLPEDEIIYFVLPDRFENGDPQNDSAGIEGGRLKSGYDPTHKGFYHGGDLKGLTDKLDYIQGLGVTAIWFAPIFKNKPVQGTPGKESAGYHGYWVTDFTQVDPHFGTNDEFRTFVDAAHARGMKVYMDIIANHTADVLYPKECEGKAECGYRSKADYPYQRKGGVSGTAINAGFAGDAAMTAENFAKLTDPTYAYTPTTAAGEENIKVPAWLNDPIWYHNRGDTTFKGESSRYGDFVGLDDLMTENPRVVDGFIEIFGDWIDDYGIDGFRIDTAKHVNPEFWTRFTPAMMERAKAKGIDNFHIFGEVFAHEVDPGYLAQFTHRDELPTVLDFAFQVAARDMLTGKDGTHIFDKLINGDVLYAGGEAIARQLPTFLGNHDMGRMAHMLDAAYPDASEEERLARISLAHVLLMTTRGVPTIYSGDEQGFVGDGGDQAAREDMFPSKVDVYNDNRLIGTDATTATANFDEQHPLYLLIGKLSEIRKQSPQLRYGRTVLRASSEKPGLLAFTRGEDDGTEVLVALNMTNEAIEQNVEVGTNSTSFSALAGQCPATVSAPGSVSINLPPLGYVICQATPQDKK
- a CDS encoding aldo/keto reductase, which gives rise to MTILPKITATRQLGQSDITISSMAWGMWRFAGRDVTEATQLIHAVLDCGVTFFDTADIYGFTGADGFGDAEDLLGEVLAKDKSLRSRMTLASKGGIMPPLPYDSSAAYLEEAIDATLSRLGSDTIELWQIHRPDILAHPQETARALEDAVQNGKIGHIGVSNFTQSQIVALNHFLDQPIVSTQPEISALRIDPMENGELDQAMVMDMTPLAWSPLGGGRIASPDDERAHAVVKELDRIAEAFSVSREATAYSWIMAHPSRPIPIIGSQRAERIADAMDAMAVQWNRQDWYAVLVAARGEALP
- a CDS encoding TonB-dependent receptor → MKKSQFSKKHSLLQTSRAALGLSLAIAAGSTTAFAQETSQENRSSAEIDEEKGVIVVTGFRASLESAVNEKKQSDQILESVTAEDIGKLPDASIGESIARLPGLTSQRLNGRANVIAVRGLGPDFSQTLLNGREQTSTGDNRAVEFDQYPSEVVSQVVVYKSPSASLVGQGLAGTIDVRTIRPLEYRDRVIAIGGRGTYADLGALNAGSSKYGYRVNGTYVDQFADDTIGIAIAAAYVDEPYQLQEFNAWGYAGDGSDAAPFAIGGSKSFVTSTELKRFGINGTLQYKPADTVMMTLDGFYSNFNDDQSKRGIELPLAFGGGFGTTGDPANFTFENGFATAGTFENVRGVIRNDIFQRKADLYSFGFNTTYEGDDGWKAFIDIGYSKTDRNELSIESYSGTGFNGDDTGNGASATINFQSGSSGTVFDPSLDYSDPSAIFLTDPLGWGGGVVPQAGYYNDRIVEDELKQYRVGVEKEFDGGFIKALKFGLNYTDRDKSLTPDESLVRLAGGALETAIPQDALLRPTNLDYLGLGPIVSYDARQLIDDGILVLEPNNVPDVLAKAYSVSEDLLTAYLQADIEQEFGNATLTGNFGVQAINTDQASSGPTFADGVRTDRTLGDSYWDVLPSLNLSLRFDSDFIIRFAAAREVQRPRIDDMRVSLEYSRNETDPSGVFLDGSGGNPFLRPYRANAIDLNFEKYFGQSAVISLQLFYKDIVNYIDRSKQPFDYTGLPLPQGLPIDTPIGLLERSVNTGGGDFYGGELAMTLPFNNITEALDGFGVTGGVGYTESKVEDANGDIDDIPGYSKWTANGTLFFEKWGFNSRVSARYRSRFLADFSGFGGNLTRRLALPETIVDAQIGYDFQEGSALEGLSLYLQGQNLTDERFASIDGDGVRLKVIDYQIYGRRFLIGASFKF
- the yajC gene encoding preprotein translocase subunit YajC; translated protein: MTSLLITAQAASGGAGGFLVSIMPLILIFAVFYFLLIRPQQKKMKEHQGKISAVQKNDEVVTGGGLVGKAMKVDDEYVEVEIAKGIRVKAVKATLSDVMPRGSGKPAND
- a CDS encoding substrate-binding domain-containing protein, encoding MGSVPSRKPTSFDIAYLAGVSQPTVSRALRNSPAVSAATREKIQQIAKELNYKVDKNASSLRSQQSNTLALLFFEDPTPDDSLINPFFLSMLGSITRECARQGFDLLISFQQLSGDWHTDYQDSHRADGIILLGYGDYEDYRDRLTHLVGQGTHFVRWGLAGTDEPGLTLGSDNRGGGKKAVQHLLANGRRNIGFIGTASSHAPEFEARWLGYCDALTEAGIAIDPALQQDGFSSEESGVDGVQSLIASGQKFDAIFAASDLIAIGAMRAVQEAGLKIPEDIAVVGFDDIPASAMTAPPLTTVTQDLKSAGEALVTALLRQIAGEKVESSALPVELMVRDSSAASKV
- a CDS encoding MFS transporter, translated to MAEKPRQGFWGLWNISFGFFGIQIGFALQNANMSRIFQSLGAELDNLSVLWIAAPLTGLLVQPVVGYLSDKTWLGKLGRRRPYFLAGAILATIALLVMPQSTVLWFAVVMLWILDASINISMEPFRAFVGDMLRKDQHSAGYAVQTAFIGAGAVVGSIFPWVLEQFNVANVSPDGGIPDTVRYAFWFGGIMFLISVLWTVFMTEEYSPEQMAAFDGVASEEESAHTLRALAAKTFTSSFVWIAAGIAVLLTVTKFGLEKEVYLLGALLVGYGIASIAGIILARGGSSNNMLSTIVGDFSGMPELMKRLALVQFFSWSALFIMWINTTPVVAQYIFESPDPQSAGYQEAGNWVGVLFTVYNGVAALVALSLLPWLASKFGKAKTHMICLLCGAAGYASFFLLRDKNLLLISEIGIGIAWASILAMPYAILASSLPQRKLGIYMGLFNIFIVVPQLLVATIMGSIMKAFFPTEPIWTMAFAAAVLVIAALAMLRVDAALQQEDVVNA